The following is a genomic window from Actinomadura rubteroloni.
CCTGGGCGTGCGGATCGTACGGGGCGCCGGTGTCGGGGGTCGTGCTCGTCATGTCGGGAATCACCTCACGATGCGGCGGCGAACCGGTTGGCGGGGCGCGGCAGGCCGAGACTGTCGCGCAACGTGGCGCCGGAAGCCGGAGGACGGAACAGCCCCTCGTCGACGAGGACCGGGAGGACGTCGCTGATCAGGAGTTCGAAGTCGGCCGTGAGGGCGGCTGGGTGGAGCCGCACCCCGTCGAACGTCACCGCGAGCGACCGCAGCAGTTCGACGAGCCCGTCGGATGTGCCAACGTGGCGGATCCGCCGCGAATGGGGCCACGCCGCGTCGGCGTCGAGCCGGGCCGCCCGCTCCGCCGCCTGCGCGGTGGTCGCGCCCAGCACGATCTCCACTTCGGCGAACGCGAGAGCCCGGCGGTCCCCGGCGTCCGGGCCGTCCACCAGGACGATGTCGGCGCGATCGTCGACGTCGAGCGCAGCCGGGGCGAGCACTACGACCTGTCCTTGCGGAGGCCGGGGAGTGATCAGCGGTCCCTTGACCGTGAAGGTCGCGCCCTTGAAGTCGATGTGGTGGACCCGGCCCGCGTCGAGATAGCGGCCGGTCCGGGATTCCTTGATGACGGCGTCGTCCTCCCAGGAGTCCCAGAGCAGCCGCGCGGCGTCGATGACGTCGAGCACCTCGCGGCGCAACGCGGCGGCGTCCGGCGCGGGCGCGCCGATCGTGGCGAGGGACGCTTCGTCGCCGGCCGCGCCCACGATCCAGCCGGCTCTCCCGTTGCTGGCGTGGTCCAGGCTCGCAAGCTGCGTGGCGAGGTGGAACGGCTCGGTGGTCGTCACGTGCAGCGTCGGGGCGAGGCCGATCCGATCGGTCGTCGTCGACACGAACGCCGCCCGGGTACCGGCCTCAAGCCGACCGGCCGGAGCCGGCCCGTCGCCCGGCGGGACGGGGGCGTCGGCGAACGTGACCAGCGTGAAACCGGCGGCCTCGGCGGCCGCGACGGACGCCCGCAGCGCCTGGGGGGTGAACACGGAGCCGGGCCGACGGCCGGAGTGCCGCCATGCCGCCGGGTGCGCGCCGTCGCCGTCCAGGTCGACGGCCAGGAACAGTCGGGAACCGCTCATCGTGATCCTTTCGGTCCGGTCACGCCGGAGCACCCGCCGGGACGCGCCAGCCGAGCCGAGGGGCGACCGCATGCCGGACGTCGTGGAGAATCTGCTCGTAGTCGCGCCGGTCGAACTCGTAGGGAAGTTCGAGCCGCAGCTCCGACACGGCGGCGACCGCGCGGTCGGCGAGCAGCCGTTCCACGATCTCCTCCGACGTCCCGACCAGGTCGGGGGCGAAGAGGGTGTGCCGCTCGCCGTGGGGCTTGAGGGTGCGTTCGTGGCGGTCGGCCGCGTAGGCGCGGTAACGCTCGCGGGCGGCGGTGTCCGCGCCGTCGAACGGGACGACGACCCGTCCGAGCGCGACCCGCCCGGACGGCCTCAATCGCCGGTACTCCTCGATCAGCGCGAGTTGCACCGTCTGGAAGTCGTCGCCGACGTCGTCACCGTGGACGATGTTGCCGGTCAGGAGATTCAGCCCGTGCTCACTCGCCCAGCGCGCCGAGCGCAGGCTGGCGCCGCCGTACCAGACCCGGTTCAACAGCCCCGGGCTGTGCGGTTGCAGCCGGGGCCGCTGCACGTTCCCCGGCGAGTGGATGCGCGTGCCCTCATCGCCGAGGTAGTCGCCGCGCAGGTGCTCCAGCAGCCGGGCGATCCGGCCGTAGGACAGGTCGTAACCGCGCCAGTCCCCGTCGTGGACCAGGTCGCCGAGCAGGTCGGCGTGGGGCATCCCGGTGCTGAAGCCGGGCTGAAGCCTGCCGTGCGAGAGGACGTCGAGAGTGGCCAGGTCCTCGGCCAGCCGGAACGGGTTCTCGTAGCCGATCGGGATGACCGCGGTCCCGAGCTGGATACGTTCGGTGCGCTGGCTCGCGGCGGCCAGGAACACGGCCGCCGACGACACGCCGTGTTCGAGGTGCCGCTGCCGGATCCACGCGCCGTCGTACCCGAGGCGCTCGCCGAACTCGAAGAGCCGCAGCGTGTCCTCCAGGCCCGAGCGCGGGTCGTCGTCGGGGTAGTTTCCCGGCGTGAGGAACGCCAGTGATTCGACGGCCATCGTCAGGCGCGCTCGTAGGGGATCTCCTGGCCCGCCTCGACCGCGACGGGCAGCCGGTTCCCGGCGGGCGGCAGCGGGCAGGTCGCGAAGTCGGTGTAGGCGCACGGAAGGTTCGCGGCCCTGTTGAAGTCCAGGGCCACGGTCCCGTCGGCGTCCGGCGCACCGACGTTCAGCACCCGGTTGGCCGCGTACGTGGTGACCCCCGACGTCTCGTCGGTGAACAGGATGAGCAGGTCTCCCGCGTCCTTGCCGGGGAACGCGGTCAGACTCAAAGCGGCGCCGTCCAGCTCGAACTCGACCCGTCCAGGGGCGTCGTAGACGTGCTCAAGTCCCTCCACGGACGCACCGACCGTGGTCGGCACGGGCTCGTCGAACGCGACGTAGCGTCCCGTCACCACCCAGCGCGGGTCTGGCTCGTAGTCGGGCGTGCCTCGGAATTGCAGTCGCAGGGGATGCTCGGGGTGCCGTGGCCGGACGATGTCGTTCCCGCCCCGCTTCGCGACCTCGATCGCCGCGTCCTTCCACAGGGCGAAGACGCTGCTGCGCTCGGCCAGCACACCGAACCGGTGCTCGCCGCGCACGGTCGTCCCGTCGACGACCAGCTCGTCGCCGTCGTCCAGGACCACCACGACGCCGTCCGGCCCGGTGGACCAAGTGCCCGGCGCGTCGGGAAAGCGCTGCGGTTCGTCGCTCAGCCAGCGCAGCCCGGTGATCGCGAGAAAGCCGTGGGGGTCGGCGAGCCGGTCGTGGTGCGCCTGCCGCCAGGCTCGCCATTCCCGGATGAAGGTGTTCTCAGTCGCCTCGATCGTCATGTCCGCTCCTCGTAGTGCTGTGAGTGAACGCCGCCGCCGGGGATGGCGGCGAGCAGGTCCCGGGTGTACGGATGCTCCGGATGGTCGAACAGCTCGTCGGTCGCGCCCGTCTCCACGATCCGCCCGGTCCGCATCACGGCGACCCGGTGCGCGATCTGCCGGACCACGGCCAGGTCGTGCGAGATCAGCAGATACGCGACGCCGGTGTCGGCCTGCAGCTCCGCGAGCAGCTCGAGGACCTGGGCCTGCACCGAGACGTCCAGCGCGGAGACGGGCTCGTCGCAGACCACGAGATCGGGGGAGAGCGCGAGCGCACGGGCGATCGCGACTCGCTGCCGCTGACCGCCCGACAGTTCGGCGGGCCTGCGGTCAAGGATCGAAGCGGGAAGGGCGACGCGTTCCAGCAGGTGCCGGGCGCGAGCCGTGCGGGACGCGCGGTCACCGACGCGGAAAGCGCGCAGCGGCTCACTGATCACGTCGCCGATCGAGAATCTGGGGTCGAGCGAGGCGTAAGGGTTCTGGTAGACGAGTTGCGCCCGTCGCCGCAGGCCGCGCAATCGGCCGCCGCGCGCCGCCGTCACGTCCTCGCCGTCGAAGACGATGCGGCCCGAGGTCGGCTGCGCGAGCCGCAGGACCAGGCGGGCTGTGGTCGATTTTCCCGACCCCGACTCGCCGACCAGCGCGAGCGTCTCGCCGCGGCGGACGGTCAGGTCGATGCCGTCCACCGCGCGCACGGTCCGCCTCTCGCCCGTCCCCTGCGGAAGCCGGAATTCCTTGACCAGGTTCTCGACGGTCACCAGCGGCGTCTCGGCCGGCGACGGTGCGGCGAGGTCCGTGCGAGGTTGCGCGACGGACAGGCTCGGCGCGCTCGCGAGCAGGTGACGGGTGTAGGCGTCGGACGGCGCGTCGAGGACCTTCCCGGCCGGTCCGGACTCCACGATCCGGCCCCGCGACATCACCGCGATCCGTTGCGCCCGGTCCGCGGCCACGCCGAGGTCGTGCGTGACGAGCAGGACCGCGCTGCCCAGTTCCTCGGTCAGATGCTGCAAGTGGTCGAGAATCCGGCGTTGCACCGTGACGTCCAGCGCGCTGGTGGGCTCGTCGGCGACGATCAGCTTCGGCCGAGCGGCGATGGCGATCGCGATGAGCACCCGCTGCCGCATCCCGCCGGACAACTCGTGCGGATACTGACGCGCACGCAGCGCGGGCTCGGGAAGCCCGGCGCGTTCCAGCACCTCGATCGCGTCGGCTGGCGCGGACCTGCGCGTGGCCAGATCGTGTAGCCGCAGCACCTCGGCCACCTGCTCGCCGACCCGCTTCACTGGATTCAGCGAGACACCGGGGTCCTGGGGGACGAGCCCGATCCGCGCGCCGCGCACCGTGCGCAGCTCCTTCTCGGACAACCCGGTCAGGTCCGCGCCGTCGAACTCCACCCGGCCCGCGTCGATCGAGGCGTTGGCGGCGAGCAGCCGGATCACCGCGTGCGCGAGCGTGCTCTTGCCCGAACCGGACTCGCCGACCAGCGCGACGATCTCGCCCGGACGCACGTCCAGATCCACACCGCGCACGGCCGGAACACGGCCCGTCCTGGTGCGGTAGGAGACGGCCAGGCCGCTGATGCTCAGAAGGCTGTCGCTCATCGGCGCGCCCACTCCCCGTCCAGTGCCCGCGCGATCCGGTTGGTGGCGAGCACGGTCGCCGCGATGACGAATCCCGGCAGCGCGGTCAGCCACCAGGCGTTGGCCAGATAGTTGCGGCCGGCGGCGATCACCGTCCCCCACTCCGGCGCCGGCGGAGGCGCGCCGTAGCCGAGGAAGCTCAGCGCGGACACCGCGAGGATCGACGTGCCGAAGTCGAGCGTGGCGAGTACCAAAACCGGGCCGACCGCGTTCGGCAGCACGTGGCGCCCGAGCACTCCATACCAGCGCGTGCCGCAGGAGCGCGACGCCTCGACATATGTCGCCTGCCGCACGCGCAGCACCTCGGCGCGCATCACCCGCGCGAACGTCGCGACGCTCGCTATCCCGACGGCTATGGCGACCTTCATCGTCCCGTAGCCGAGCGCCGTGACCAGCGCGAGCGACAGGAACAGCGCGGGAATCGAGAGCAGGACGTCCACCGCTCGCATCAGCACGTCGTCCACCCAGCGGCCCACGAAACCGGCCGCGAGCCCGAGCAGGCCGCCGACGACGATCGCCACGGCGACGGCGATCAGCGTCGCCTTCATCGACAGGGCCGCGCCGTGCACGATCCGCGAGAACACGTCGCGGCCGAGCTCGTCGGTGCCGAACCAGTGCGCGCCGCCCGGCGCCTGGAACCGCCGCGCCGGAACGCCCGTCAGCGGGTCCCTGGAGGTGAACAGGTCCGGCCAGAAAGCCGCGAGAACGACCAGCACGACCACGACGACTGAGAGCACCAGCCCGGGACGGCGCAGGAAGAACCGCACGACCCCGGCACCGTCCCGATCCTCATCGACCGGGACGCCGAGACCGACGGCCGCCTCGGCGGCGACGCCCTCGTCCACCATCTGGCTCATGCGTCCCCCGTCCGTCCGCGTTGCGCCCCGGGGACGGACGGCTGCTCGGTTCGGCACGCGGCGCGCGGCCACGGCTCGTTCATGCGGGCCTCCCGGCGACGACGATGCGCGGGTCGATCAGCGGATAGACGAGGTCGATGACCAGGTTGACCAGGACGAAGACGAACGACCCGAACACCACGACGCCTTGGACGACCGGGATGTCCTGGCTGCCGACCGCGCCCGCCGTGACGCGCCCGAGCCCGTTGCGGGAGAACACGGTCTCGATGACGACCGAGTTCGCCATGAGCTGCCCGGCCAGCACACCGATGATCGTCAGCGTGGGAAGCGACGCGTTGCGCAGCGCGTGCCGCAGATGGACGCGTGCCCGGCCTGCGCCTTTGGCCCGCGCGGTCTGCACATACGGCTCGTTCAGCGTGTTGAGCAGGCTTTTGGCGAGCACCTGCGAGATCAGCGCGCCGGACGGAATTGCCAGCGCGATGGCCGGGAGCACCAGTCCGCGCAGGCCGTCGTTCCCGAACGCCGGGAACAGATGGGCGCGGAAAGAGAACAGCTCGACGAGCATGAGCCCGACCCAGAACGTGGGCACCGACACCCCGAGCGGTGGCAGCGACAGCAGCAACTGCCGCAGCCACCGCATCGACGTGTAGGTCGCGAGGACCGCGAGGCCGCCTCCGACGAGGATCGCGAGGAACAGTCCGGCGGTCGTGAGCTGGAGCGTCGCGGGCAAGGCGTCCGCAAGCGTCGAGGTGACCGGTCGGCCGGTGGCCACCGAGTCCCCGAAATCGCCCCGGACCGCCCTGCCGAGATACTCGGCGTACTGCACCAGTACGGGCTTGTCGAAGCCGTACTCGTGCTTGAGCTGAGCGATCTGCGCCGGATCGGACGACGTCTGGTCGAGCCCCTGCCCGGCCATCGCCGAGACCGGATCGCCGGGCAGGTAGTCGAGCACCAGGAACGCGACCGTGTAGGCCGTCCACAGCACGCCCGCCGCCTGCGCGACCCGTCTGATCACGTACCGGCGCATCGCGCTCAGCCGATCCAGGTGTCGTGGAGCTGGATGCGGCTGGACGCGTCGAAGGTGAGGTCGTGGACCTTCTTCGCCACGCCGAGCTCGGTCTGCAGCTCGACCACCGGGGCGACGACGGCGTGCTCGACGATCCACTGCTGGGCCTGCCCGACCAGCTTCGCCCGTTCGGCCGGGTCGGTCGCCGCGACCTGCCGGTCGAGCAGCTTGTCCAGCTCGGACGGCGGCAGACGGTAGATGTTGGCGAGGGCGGTGGAGTACGAGGTGCGGAGGATGTCGGGATCGGCGCGGGTGATGTTGCCCCACAGCGCGTCGAAATCGCTCTTCTGCTGGATCACCTGGAACTGCGCGACCTGGATCAGCTTGAGTGTCACGTCCACGCCGACGGCCTTGAGCTGCTGCTGGATCAGTTCCAGCGACGGCTGGTTGGTGGCCGCGACGGGAGCCCACGTGATGGTGAAGCTCAGTTTTGCGCCGTTCTTGCTGCGGATCCCGTCGGGGCCGGGCTTCCATCCCGCCTCGTCCAGGAGCGAGCCGGCGCGTGCCTTGTCCAGTGCCAGCCTCGAGCTGAGGTCGGTGTAGGACGGCGTCGTGTGCGACAGAACGCTCGTCGCGGGCTTGGTGCCGCTGGGGAAGACCGTGCCGGCGATCTGCGCCCGGTCGATCGCCAGCGAGATCGCCTGGCGGACCTTCTCGTCCTGGAACAGCGGCCGGGACTCGTTGAATCCGAGGCCGAAGACGACGCCCGGGTTGGCCCGCGCCTGGAGACGGACGCCGGCCCCCTTCAACGCCGCCTCGTCGGCGAGGCCGACGCTGCCGATCGCGTCGAGCTGGCCGGACTGGAGACTGCCGGTCCGCACGCCCGACTCCGAGACGATCTTGAAGACGAGCTTGTCGAGATACGCCTCGCCCTTCTTCTTGAAGAGGGACGAGCCCCAGGCGTAGCCCGTGCGCCTGGCCAGGGCGATCGACTGATTCGGCACGTACGACGACAGCGTGAACGGCCCCGACCCGCTGACGCCCTTGGTGCAGCGCTCCTCCGGCGTCTTTCGCACGGTCGCCGACGACTCGATGCCGAGCGAGAAGGTCGAACTGGCCTGGAGAAACTGCGCGTTCGGCTGTTTGAACGTCACCTTCGCGGTGTGGTCGTCCACGACGGTGGTGCCCGCGTACCCGGCGAGGTAGCTCTTCGCGAGCAGGGCGCGGATGCCGAGTTTCGGCACCGCGTCGAAGTTCTCCTTGACGACCTGGGCGGTCAGCGGTGTGCCATCGCTGAACGTCACGCCGGGACGCAGTTTGAACGTGAACGCCGTCGCGTCCTTGCTGACCGTCCAGCTCTCGGCGAGCCAGGGGACGATCTTGCCGGTGGCCGGGTCCTGGTCGGTCAGGGAGTCCACGAGCTGACGCGTGGAGTAGATCGTGTCGTTGCTGCCGACCTGCTGCGGATCGACGCACCCGGCGTCCGAGCCGACGGCGAAGGTGAGCGTTCCGCCGCTGGACGGCGAGCCCGTCCCGGTACCGCCGTCGCCGGAGCCGCAGGCGCTCAGAAGCAGCGCGCTCACGGCGGCGAGGGATCCGGCGATCGCCGAGCGCCCGCGATGGCGCGGTGGGGGGCTCGGCGTTGAGTGCAGCGTCGGACTCACGGAAGGGTCTCCCGTCGGGGGTCGTGCCGACCGGCGGTGGTGCGCGCGAACTCGGCGTGAAGAGGGGTGGAGGGCGGCCCGGGACCGCTCCAAACGGTGCGGCTGGCTGGCGTCGTCACCGTAACCACGATGCGATGCAGTCGTCAATACCTACCTGCAAAGTAGGAAATTGGCGACATGTCCAGTGGTATCGCGGCGGATGGCCGCCTGGTGCTCGGAATGCCGCGCGCGCTCGGCGAGCGTTCCATCGCCTGGGCGCCAGGGAAGTCGCTCGGTGTCGAGCCGGTCCGCACCGGGGGTGGGGCGGTCGAGTCGTCCGGATCCGGTCGAAAGTGGAGCGGCGATCCGATCTATATCCTAGTATTCCGACAAATTTGATAGACAATGAAGGGCGGCGCCACGATGAGCACTCCACGTCCCCGGTGGACCGCGCCGGCCCGGCGGCGGCTCGCCGCCGCCTCGGCCGTCGCCGCGAGCCTTCTGCTCGCGGCGTGCGGAGGCTCGGACGGGTCCGCCGGCTCGGGTTCGGGCGACACCGTGACCATCGGCACGACCGACAAGGTGTACGCGCTGGACCCGGCCGGCTCGTTCGACGCCGGGTCGGGAGCCGTCATCGCGCAGGTGTACGCGACGCTGCTCGACCGTCCGGCCGGTAGCAGCGTCCTGAAGCCCAACCTGGCCGCGTCGGCGGCGTTCACCGGGCCGAAGGTCTACAAGGTCGTCCTCAAACCCGGGCTGAAGTTCGCCAACGGCAACGCGCTGACATCGCAGGACGTCAAATTCAGCTTCGACCGGCAACTGAAGATCGCGAGCACCAACGGCCCGTCCTCGCTGCTGTACGACCTCGACCGGGTGGAGACGCCGGACGCCACCACCGTGCTGTTCCACCTCAAGGCCGCCGACGATCAAGTGTTCCCCCAGGTCCTGGCCAGCGGCGCCGGAGAGATCGTCGACCACACCGTCTTCTCTCCGACCGCTGTCACTCCGGACGCGGCGATCGTCGCCAAGAAGCCGTTCGCGGGGCCGTACACGATCGGTAGCTTCACGGCCAACCAGCTCGTGCAGTTCCGCGCCAACCCCAACTACCAGGGCATCCTCGGCAAGCCGTCGTTCCCGACGGTGAACCTCAAGTACTACGCGCTGGAGGACAACCTGAAGCTGGACCTCCAGCAGGGTGGCGTCGACCTGGCCTCCCGCACCCTGTCCATCACGAACCTAGACTCGCTGAGCAAGCAGAAGGGCCTCACCGTCTACCACGGTGCGGCAACGGGCTTCCGGTACATCGTGTTCGACTTCAAGACCCAGCCCTACGGGACGGGCACGAGCCAGGCCGACCCGAAGAAGGCGCTCGCCGTCCGGCAGGCGGTCGCCCACGCGGTCGACCGGCCGGGCCTGGCCGCGCAGGTGTACAAGAACACCTACCGGCCGGTCTACACGTTCCTGCCCGACGCGGTTCCGACCGGCAGCCCGGTGCTCAAAGGCCTCTACGGCGACGGCAACGGCGGGCCGGACAAGATCAAGGCCGCAGCCGTCCTGAAGGCGGCCGGTGTCACGACGCCGGTGACGCTCCAGCTCCAGTACAACACCGACCACTACGGCGCCTCCAGCTCGGACGAGTTCGCGCTGATCAAGAACCAACTGGAATCCACCGGACTGTTCACCGTGAAGCTGCAGTCCACTGACTGGACGCAGTACGCCAAGCAGCGGGTCTCCGACGCCTATCCGACGTTCCAGCTCGGCTGGTACGCCGACTACCTCGACGCGCAGGACTTCTTCCAGCCTCTCTACGGCAAGAACGGATTCATCGGGAACCACTACGAGGACCCCGCGCTCATCGACCTGATCGACGAGCAGGCCACCACGCCGGGCGACGACAAGCGCGCCGCGCTCTCGCTGCGGATCCAGCAGGCGCTCGCGGCGGCGCTTCCGGTCGTCCCGCTGCTGCAGAGTTCGTCGAACGCGGTCGCCGACGAACGGGTCGGCGGAGTCCAGGAGACGCTGAAGACCGGCGGCCTCCCGTTCGGGGCGCTGAAGAAGGCGTCCTGATCCGATGACGACCCTCGTCGAGGCGCCCGGCGAGGACGCGGGCGCCGAGCCCGAGACGACCCGGCCGCGCTCGCGCGGCCTTGGGCTCGGCCGCTACGTCCTGGTGCGGTTCCTGCTGATCCTGCCGACCGTCTTCGTGCTGACGACCGTCGTGTTCTTCCTGATGCGCGTCATCGGCGACCCGATCACCGCCGCCTACGGGGACCGGCTCACCGCCGCGCAACTCCACCAGCGGATCCACGAGGCGGGCTACGACCGCAACGTGCTCGCCCAGTACGTCGACTACCTCCGCGACATCGCGCGGGGCGACTTCGGCACGACGTTCACCGACCACGTGCGGGTCGGCTCCATGCTGACGACCTACGGCACCGCCACGCTCGAACTCGTCGTGTACTCGCTGGTCGTGGCGCTCGCCGTCGGGCCGGTGCTCGGCACTGCCGCCGCGAGGCTGCGGGATCGCGGCGCCGACGTCGCCTTGCGGATTTTCGCGATCCTCACTTACGCGATGCCGGTGTTCTTCGTCGGACTGCTGCTCAAGCTAGTCTTCGCGGCCCGGCTCGGGTGGCTGCCCGTCAACGGGCGTCTCACCACCGCCGACGAGATCGAGCTGGAGGTGCGCGGGCACAAGAGCGGGATCTATCTCTTCGACGCGATGCGCGCCGGCGATGGCCCGATGGCCGCGGACGTCCTCCAGCACGCCGTACTTCCAGCAGTTGCGCTCGGACTG
Proteins encoded in this region:
- a CDS encoding LLM class flavin-dependent oxidoreductase; the protein is MSGSRLFLAVDLDGDGAHPAAWRHSGRRPGSVFTPQALRASVAAAEAAGFTLVTFADAPVPPGDGPAPAGRLEAGTRAAFVSTTTDRIGLAPTLHVTTTEPFHLATQLASLDHASNGRAGWIVGAAGDEASLATIGAPAPDAAALRREVLDVIDAARLLWDSWEDDAVIKESRTGRYLDAGRVHHIDFKGATFTVKGPLITPRPPQGQVVVLAPAALDVDDRADIVLVDGPDAGDRRALAFAEVEIVLGATTAQAAERAARLDADAAWPHSRRIRHVGTSDGLVELLRSLAVTFDGVRLHPAALTADFELLISDVLPVLVDEGLFRPPASGATLRDSLGLPRPANRFAAAS
- a CDS encoding LLM class flavin-dependent oxidoreductase, which translates into the protein MAVESLAFLTPGNYPDDDPRSGLEDTLRLFEFGERLGYDGAWIRQRHLEHGVSSAAVFLAAASQRTERIQLGTAVIPIGYENPFRLAEDLATLDVLSHGRLQPGFSTGMPHADLLGDLVHDGDWRGYDLSYGRIARLLEHLRGDYLGDEGTRIHSPGNVQRPRLQPHSPGLLNRVWYGGASLRSARWASEHGLNLLTGNIVHGDDVGDDFQTVQLALIEEYRRLRPSGRVALGRVVVPFDGADTAARERYRAYAADRHERTLKPHGERHTLFAPDLVGTSEEIVERLLADRAVAAVSELRLELPYEFDRRDYEQILHDVRHAVAPRLGWRVPAGAPA
- a CDS encoding DUF1684 domain-containing protein, with the protein product MTIEATENTFIREWRAWRQAHHDRLADPHGFLAITGLRWLSDEPQRFPDAPGTWSTGPDGVVVVLDDGDELVVDGTTVRGEHRFGVLAERSSVFALWKDAAIEVAKRGGNDIVRPRHPEHPLRLQFRGTPDYEPDPRWVVTGRYVAFDEPVPTTVGASVEGLEHVYDAPGRVEFELDGAALSLTAFPGKDAGDLLILFTDETSGVTTYAANRVLNVGAPDADGTVALDFNRAANLPCAYTDFATCPLPPAGNRLPVAVEAGQEIPYERA
- a CDS encoding dipeptide ABC transporter ATP-binding protein, whose product is MSDSLLSISGLAVSYRTRTGRVPAVRGVDLDVRPGEIVALVGESGSGKSTLAHAVIRLLAANASIDAGRVEFDGADLTGLSEKELRTVRGARIGLVPQDPGVSLNPVKRVGEQVAEVLRLHDLATRRSAPADAIEVLERAGLPEPALRARQYPHELSGGMRQRVLIAIAIAARPKLIVADEPTSALDVTVQRRILDHLQHLTEELGSAVLLVTHDLGVAADRAQRIAVMSRGRIVESGPAGKVLDAPSDAYTRHLLASAPSLSVAQPRTDLAAPSPAETPLVTVENLVKEFRLPQGTGERRTVRAVDGIDLTVRRGETLALVGESGSGKSTTARLVLRLAQPTSGRIVFDGEDVTAARGGRLRGLRRRAQLVYQNPYASLDPRFSIGDVISEPLRAFRVGDRASRTARARHLLERVALPASILDRRPAELSGGQRQRVAIARALALSPDLVVCDEPVSALDVSVQAQVLELLAELQADTGVAYLLISHDLAVVRQIAHRVAVMRTGRIVETGATDELFDHPEHPYTRDLLAAIPGGGVHSQHYEERT
- a CDS encoding ABC transporter permease; amino-acid sequence: MSQMVDEGVAAEAAVGLGVPVDEDRDGAGVVRFFLRRPGLVLSVVVVVLVVLAAFWPDLFTSRDPLTGVPARRFQAPGGAHWFGTDELGRDVFSRIVHGAALSMKATLIAVAVAIVVGGLLGLAAGFVGRWVDDVLMRAVDVLLSIPALFLSLALVTALGYGTMKVAIAVGIASVATFARVMRAEVLRVRQATYVEASRSCGTRWYGVLGRHVLPNAVGPVLVLATLDFGTSILAVSALSFLGYGAPPPAPEWGTVIAAGRNYLANAWWLTALPGFVIAATVLATNRIARALDGEWARR
- a CDS encoding ABC transporter permease — encoded protein: MRRYVIRRVAQAAGVLWTAYTVAFLVLDYLPGDPVSAMAGQGLDQTSSDPAQIAQLKHEYGFDKPVLVQYAEYLGRAVRGDFGDSVATGRPVTSTLADALPATLQLTTAGLFLAILVGGGLAVLATYTSMRWLRQLLLSLPPLGVSVPTFWVGLMLVELFSFRAHLFPAFGNDGLRGLVLPAIALAIPSGALISQVLAKSLLNTLNEPYVQTARAKGAGRARVHLRHALRNASLPTLTIIGVLAGQLMANSVVIETVFSRNGLGRVTAGAVGSQDIPVVQGVVVFGSFVFVLVNLVIDLVYPLIDPRIVVAGRPA
- a CDS encoding ABC transporter substrate-binding protein is translated as MSALLLSACGSGDGGTGTGSPSSGGTLTFAVGSDAGCVDPQQVGSNDTIYSTRQLVDSLTDQDPATGKIVPWLAESWTVSKDATAFTFKLRPGVTFSDGTPLTAQVVKENFDAVPKLGIRALLAKSYLAGYAGTTVVDDHTAKVTFKQPNAQFLQASSTFSLGIESSATVRKTPEERCTKGVSGSGPFTLSSYVPNQSIALARRTGYAWGSSLFKKKGEAYLDKLVFKIVSESGVRTGSLQSGQLDAIGSVGLADEAALKGAGVRLQARANPGVVFGLGFNESRPLFQDEKVRQAISLAIDRAQIAGTVFPSGTKPATSVLSHTTPSYTDLSSRLALDKARAGSLLDEAGWKPGPDGIRSKNGAKLSFTITWAPVAATNQPSLELIQQQLKAVGVDVTLKLIQVAQFQVIQQKSDFDALWGNITRADPDILRTSYSTALANIYRLPPSELDKLLDRQVAATDPAERAKLVGQAQQWIVEHAVVAPVVELQTELGVAKKVHDLTFDASSRIQLHDTWIG
- a CDS encoding ABC transporter substrate-binding protein translates to MSTPRPRWTAPARRRLAAASAVAASLLLAACGGSDGSAGSGSGDTVTIGTTDKVYALDPAGSFDAGSGAVIAQVYATLLDRPAGSSVLKPNLAASAAFTGPKVYKVVLKPGLKFANGNALTSQDVKFSFDRQLKIASTNGPSSLLYDLDRVETPDATTVLFHLKAADDQVFPQVLASGAGEIVDHTVFSPTAVTPDAAIVAKKPFAGPYTIGSFTANQLVQFRANPNYQGILGKPSFPTVNLKYYALEDNLKLDLQQGGVDLASRTLSITNLDSLSKQKGLTVYHGAATGFRYIVFDFKTQPYGTGTSQADPKKALAVRQAVAHAVDRPGLAAQVYKNTYRPVYTFLPDAVPTGSPVLKGLYGDGNGGPDKIKAAAVLKAAGVTTPVTLQLQYNTDHYGASSSDEFALIKNQLESTGLFTVKLQSTDWTQYAKQRVSDAYPTFQLGWYADYLDAQDFFQPLYGKNGFIGNHYEDPALIDLIDEQATTPGDDKRAALSLRIQQALAAALPVVPLLQSSSNAVADERVGGVQETLKTGGLPFGALKKAS
- a CDS encoding ABC transporter permease, whose protein sequence is MTTLVEAPGEDAGAEPETTRPRSRGLGLGRYVLVRFLLILPTVFVLTTVVFFLMRVIGDPITAAYGDRLTAAQLHQRIHEAGYDRNVLAQYVDYLRDIARGDFGTTFTDHVRVGSMLTTYGTATLELVVYSLVVALAVGPVLGTAAARLRDRGADVALRIFAILTYAMPVFFVGLLLKLVFAARLGWLPVNGRLTTADEIELEVRGHKSGIYLFDAMRAGDGPMAADVLQHAVLPAVALGLLSTGIFLRLFRTNLMSTLDADYVLAARSRGVGEWRLTTRHAARPALVPIITVMGLQVASLLGGAVLTEITFEWKGLGYELAQYLQARDYVAVQGIVVVLAVIVAVVNFLVDVLAAVIDPRVRY